A part of Saccharomonospora amisosensis genomic DNA contains:
- a CDS encoding GNAT family N-acetyltransferase codes for MTSQGYGAPYAAEPRHPGWPARLGPLTVRAGTVALRPVRLLDGGEWSRIRLRDREYLEEWEPTQAGHWHERNAHWAWPPQWASLRGLARRGQCLPFAITVDGAFAGQITIGNIIRASLRSAWVGYWVSSRLAGGGVATAAVALVTDHALAVAGLHRLEATVRPENSASLRVLAKVGYRQEGLFLRYLDVAGAWRDHLCFAITDEDRGEGLASRLVAKGLATPPEQR; via the coding sequence ATGACATCGCAGGGGTATGGCGCGCCGTATGCCGCCGAACCTCGCCACCCGGGTTGGCCCGCGAGGCTGGGTCCACTCACCGTGCGGGCGGGGACTGTGGCTTTGCGGCCGGTCCGGCTGCTCGACGGCGGTGAATGGAGCAGGATCCGCCTTCGCGACCGCGAGTACCTGGAGGAATGGGAGCCGACTCAGGCCGGGCACTGGCACGAACGCAACGCCCACTGGGCGTGGCCGCCACAGTGGGCCTCACTCCGCGGCCTGGCTCGACGTGGGCAATGCCTGCCGTTCGCGATCACCGTCGACGGTGCCTTCGCAGGACAGATCACCATCGGCAACATCATCAGAGCGTCGCTGCGGTCCGCGTGGGTCGGCTACTGGGTTTCCTCGCGGCTGGCAGGCGGTGGCGTAGCGACGGCGGCCGTCGCTCTGGTGACCGACCACGCCCTCGCCGTCGCGGGCCTGCACCGCCTGGAAGCTACCGTGCGCCCGGAGAACAGCGCGAGCCTGCGTGTACTGGCCAAGGTCGGTTACCGGCAGGAGGGTCTGTTTCTTCGATATCTGGACGTCGCAGGGGCATGGCGCGACCACTTGTGCTTCGCGATCACCGACGAGGACAGAGGCGAAGGGCTGGCCTCACGACTCGTTGCCAAGGGCCTCGCCACCCCCCCTGAGCAGCGTTAA
- the sepX gene encoding divisome protein SepX/GlpR produces the protein MPSSLIIVALAAAWLAVLVPMIARKRQEITQTNDSALAARVVRSGSTRSDWRKEFAMTANAEPDEDIRSDDVDAPRHDYEADADDADFDEYDSYEPEPEPEPRLSATEQPPVRRYRPGRGGFDPEAAELAARAKYAFRQRVVLMLLLTAIVTGVLAGVLLSVLWWAHGAADAVLVGYLVYLRRQVRIEEEIRQRRLARLHSTAQRTPRRPNPLADIEVLKSQAPEPPGAERNPVPTSRVRRQAVVVDLEDEDPAFHELDDPGQLPYRRAAGE, from the coding sequence TTGCCGAGCTCGTTGATCATCGTCGCGCTCGCCGCGGCTTGGCTCGCCGTCCTTGTTCCCATGATCGCGCGGAAGCGCCAGGAGATCACGCAGACCAACGACTCCGCGTTGGCTGCCCGGGTCGTGAGGAGCGGGAGCACACGAAGCGACTGGCGGAAGGAGTTCGCCATGACCGCAAACGCCGAGCCTGACGAGGACATCCGCTCCGATGACGTGGATGCCCCCAGGCACGATTACGAGGCTGACGCCGACGACGCGGACTTCGACGAGTACGACAGCTACGAGCCGGAGCCCGAGCCCGAACCTCGGTTGAGCGCGACGGAACAGCCTCCGGTTCGCCGCTACCGGCCGGGCCGAGGTGGCTTCGACCCGGAAGCCGCGGAACTGGCTGCCAGGGCCAAGTACGCCTTCCGCCAGCGGGTCGTGCTCATGTTGCTGCTCACGGCGATCGTGACCGGCGTGCTCGCGGGCGTCCTGCTGTCGGTGTTGTGGTGGGCGCACGGTGCGGCCGACGCCGTGCTGGTGGGCTACCTGGTCTACCTGCGCAGGCAGGTACGGATCGAGGAGGAGATCCGCCAGCGCAGGCTCGCGCGGCTACACAGCACGGCCCAGCGGACCCCCAGGCGCCCGAACCCGCTCGCCGACATCGAGGTGTTGAAGTCGCAGGCTCCCGAGCCGCCTGGAGCCGAGCGCAACCCCGTGCCGACGTCGCGCGTTCGCAGGCAGGCCGTGGTGGTGGACCTCGAGGACGAGGACCCCGCCTTCCACGAACTCGACGACCCTGGTCAACTGCCGTATCGGCGCGCTGCCGGCGAGTAG
- a CDS encoding 5-formyltetrahydrofolate cyclo-ligase: protein MPNHEVDELKNAARRRIWDLLDREGLVVGGSAHGHIPDFVGADAAAVRLSDLPAWKAARAIKAVPDKAQLPARARALREGKTVYMAVPKLAQQHPFYLLDPAGLAVPPEEAASSRTAATVARNVGLDEVEPIDLIVCGSVAVNRHGARLGKGAGYSDIEVALLHESGLIGPETPIVTTVHSLQVVDDELPETEHDFRVDLIVTPDEVIPCGPPKRPTGLIWEHLSPDKIAAIPVLAARAPK from the coding sequence GTGCCGAACCACGAAGTGGACGAGCTCAAGAACGCCGCTCGCCGTCGCATCTGGGACCTGCTCGACCGTGAGGGTCTGGTGGTCGGCGGTAGCGCGCACGGGCACATCCCAGACTTCGTCGGCGCGGATGCCGCCGCGGTCCGGCTCAGTGATCTCCCTGCTTGGAAGGCCGCACGAGCAATCAAGGCCGTACCGGACAAGGCTCAACTTCCCGCTCGCGCGAGAGCGTTGCGCGAGGGCAAAACCGTCTACATGGCGGTGCCGAAGCTCGCCCAGCAGCATCCGTTCTACCTGCTCGATCCTGCCGGCCTCGCTGTCCCGCCTGAGGAAGCCGCCTCTAGCCGCACGGCTGCAACGGTCGCCCGGAACGTCGGCCTCGACGAGGTGGAACCCATCGATCTCATCGTCTGCGGCAGCGTGGCAGTCAACCGTCACGGCGCCCGACTCGGCAAGGGCGCCGGCTACTCCGACATCGAAGTCGCGCTGCTCCACGAGTCCGGGCTCATCGGCCCGGAGACCCCGATCGTCACCACGGTTCACTCCCTGCAGGTCGTGGATGACGAGTTGCCGGAGACCGAGCACGACTTTCGCGTCGATCTCATCGTCACTCCCGACGAGGTCATCCCTTGCGGCCCGCCGAAGCGCCCCACTGGACTTATCTGGGAGCACCTGAGCCCGGACAAGATCGCCGCCATCCCCGTCCTCGCCGCCCGAGCACCGAAGTGA
- a CDS encoding helix-turn-helix transcriptional regulator, translated as MPISFWRTDVMRKALASWHMGRVIHAYRTHPYHARQLPQDVVAGWMGITQTQLSRIEKGTPLKDLDKLTQWAYTLRIPEELLWFKLPHARQTGGDPSSRADANDQPATSGLAPEVTDSLPDTVLVPLQINGQHLTLPVATDVLLQANSSTASGSVTRLDHAMSRQSGIDLAAVAELRDRVQALDELYDHVPSTSLMAETGQALGQVAFLADRAPTGRTLRELQAVEMASATLMGQLVWDASQRQDHRTARAYFDQAIHAAQEIGDRSAEGHALLRKSYVALYGERDPTAGLALTEQAAETTRKTSHVLTGLALLHAAEAHAMLGDSRACESALGRADTEFGKIDPADAAGHLFSPNQFDRLAGSCYLFLGEHRRAQQRLEEAARALRQQNKSGAIVLGNLSLSHLRQGQLDLASAALHEAIDVVEATRGGGGLNIVFDAGRELRRWRTEPVVHDVYDRLLSLMSTA; from the coding sequence GTGCCCATCTCGTTCTGGCGCACCGACGTGATGCGGAAAGCTCTGGCCAGCTGGCACATGGGCCGGGTCATCCACGCATACCGAACGCACCCTTACCACGCCAGGCAGCTTCCACAGGACGTCGTAGCGGGCTGGATGGGGATCACTCAGACCCAGCTCAGCCGCATCGAAAAGGGCACTCCGCTCAAGGATCTGGACAAGCTGACCCAGTGGGCCTACACCCTCCGCATCCCCGAAGAGTTGTTGTGGTTCAAGCTGCCACACGCTCGGCAGACCGGCGGCGATCCGAGCTCGCGTGCTGACGCCAACGATCAGCCGGCCACCAGTGGCCTCGCGCCGGAGGTGACGGACAGCCTTCCCGACACCGTGCTGGTGCCCCTCCAGATCAACGGGCAACACCTCACCCTGCCCGTGGCGACCGACGTTCTGCTCCAGGCCAACTCCTCCACGGCGTCAGGTTCCGTGACGCGGCTGGACCACGCGATGTCGCGCCAGAGCGGCATCGATCTCGCCGCTGTCGCGGAGCTTCGCGACCGCGTACAAGCGCTGGACGAGCTCTACGATCACGTGCCGTCCACCTCGCTCATGGCCGAGACCGGGCAAGCCCTCGGCCAGGTCGCGTTCCTGGCCGACCGAGCACCCACGGGGCGGACACTCAGGGAACTCCAGGCCGTGGAGATGGCCTCGGCGACACTGATGGGGCAACTGGTCTGGGACGCATCCCAGCGCCAGGACCATCGCACCGCGCGGGCGTACTTCGACCAGGCCATCCACGCAGCTCAGGAGATCGGCGACCGATCCGCGGAAGGTCACGCGCTACTGCGCAAGAGCTACGTCGCTTTGTACGGTGAGCGAGATCCGACCGCCGGTCTGGCGCTCACCGAGCAAGCCGCCGAGACGACGCGGAAAACCAGCCATGTTCTGACCGGGTTGGCGCTGCTGCATGCGGCTGAAGCACACGCGATGCTTGGCGACTCACGGGCGTGCGAATCAGCCCTGGGTCGCGCGGACACCGAGTTCGGAAAGATCGATCCGGCCGATGCCGCTGGTCACCTGTTTTCCCCGAACCAGTTCGATCGGCTGGCGGGCTCCTGCTACCTGTTCCTCGGCGAGCATCGTCGCGCGCAGCAGAGGTTGGAAGAGGCCGCGCGGGCACTGCGTCAGCAGAACAAGTCCGGGGCTATCGTGCTCGGAAACTTGAGCCTGTCCCACCTTCGTCAAGGCCAACTCGACCTCGCGTCTGCCGCGCTCCACGAAGCCATCGACGTGGTCGAAGCGACCCGCGGCGGCGGTGGGTTGAACATCGTCTTCGACGCCGGGCGGGAGCTACGCCGTTGGCGTACCGAACCCGTCGTGCACGATGTCTACGACCGGCTGCTCTCCCTGATGAGCACAGCATAA
- a CDS encoding GNAT family N-acetyltransferase, protein MVSVRDAKPDDVGAMAELFEELDRFYGATEVEPLELRTRQINEALFSSPPAAHALTAWQNDQLVGLASYSFLWPAVGLTRSLFLKELYVAQASRRSGVGKLLMHSLFAIATKNHCSRVEWTTDAYNANAQEFYDVIGLRRDPSKIFYRLEGEDLLRAAGGSVESAE, encoded by the coding sequence GTGGTTTCGGTACGAGACGCCAAGCCAGACGATGTCGGCGCGATGGCCGAGCTCTTCGAGGAGCTGGACCGGTTCTACGGTGCCACGGAAGTAGAACCTCTCGAACTCCGCACACGCCAGATCAACGAGGCGCTCTTTAGCAGTCCGCCAGCCGCTCACGCTCTGACCGCCTGGCAAAATGACCAACTTGTTGGTCTTGCCTCCTATTCGTTCCTCTGGCCCGCCGTCGGGCTCACGCGCTCGCTCTTCCTCAAAGAGCTCTACGTCGCCCAAGCATCTCGCCGTAGCGGCGTCGGCAAGCTACTCATGCATAGCCTCTTCGCCATTGCCACCAAAAACCATTGCAGCCGTGTCGAGTGGACAACCGACGCGTACAACGCCAATGCGCAAGAGTTCTATGACGTCATCGGGCTTCGCCGAGACCCATCCAAGATCTTCTACCGGTTGGAAGGCGAGGATCTCCTCCGGGCCGCTGGAGGCTCGGTCGAGTCGGCAGAGTAG
- a CDS encoding helix-turn-helix domain-containing protein: MTADQAPGACRCGTRLARDNTTGLCGACTNQARDLYVGPPVVPRSFWHAEEMREALASWHMGRVIHAYRTHPYHAKPLAQDIVADWMGITQTQLSRIENGEPMQDLGKLIRWAYTLRIPEDLLWFRLPHARDSNDTGSSAVERAKGGGRPAGGGLVGDLGAHLPDTLLVPLQINGQQVTLPIATHTLVEANSAALLTAPHEDETQPRLWTPASDNTAIATPTTAGLEQAELLRRELTDTLSEHAVTEASLDDWEQTVLRYGQATRDRPAGLLLADLTIDLARLKRTLSRCRSASALRRLTRLTAQMSGLMCLTLIKLDERAAFRGWAHTARIAADEAGDPTTHSWVLAQEAYGHYYSGDLTEATHVARHAQDVPGAELTVGAVLAAALEARAHAGLGRPDETRTALQHAETILEKLRPDSINTSAFGYNEAQLRFHEGNAFTHLHDTRSAWKAQERALEICPPGDYMDQTLTRLDRASCLLHDGDASAAVSYATDTLVSLDAQQRQGIIAVRAQEIVDSLPKRQQALPPARELHELLMTPSDTDTKE; encoded by the coding sequence ATGACGGCCGACCAAGCACCAGGCGCGTGCCGCTGCGGCACGCGCCTGGCCCGCGACAACACGACCGGCCTGTGCGGAGCCTGCACGAATCAGGCCCGGGACCTCTACGTCGGCCCACCCGTAGTTCCCCGGTCGTTCTGGCACGCCGAGGAAATGCGCGAAGCGCTGGCCAGTTGGCACATGGGCCGGGTGATCCATGCGTATCGGACCCACCCGTATCACGCGAAGCCGCTCGCGCAGGACATCGTCGCGGACTGGATGGGCATCACCCAAACCCAGCTCAGCCGCATTGAGAACGGTGAGCCCATGCAAGACCTGGGCAAACTCATCCGGTGGGCCTATACGCTTCGGATTCCCGAAGACCTCCTGTGGTTCAGGCTTCCGCATGCGCGAGACTCCAACGACACCGGCAGCTCGGCCGTTGAGCGGGCCAAGGGTGGTGGTCGGCCTGCGGGAGGCGGACTGGTAGGCGACCTCGGCGCGCACCTGCCCGACACCCTGCTGGTTCCGCTCCAGATCAACGGCCAACAGGTCACTCTTCCCATCGCGACCCACACGCTGGTCGAAGCCAACTCCGCAGCCCTGTTGACCGCTCCGCACGAGGATGAGACCCAGCCACGGCTGTGGACGCCAGCATCCGACAACACAGCCATCGCCACACCAACAACCGCCGGCCTCGAGCAAGCGGAACTGCTGCGCCGCGAGCTCACCGACACCCTCAGCGAGCACGCGGTCACCGAAGCCAGCCTCGATGACTGGGAACAGACCGTGCTGCGCTACGGACAGGCCACGCGCGATCGTCCAGCGGGCCTACTTCTCGCAGACCTGACGATCGATCTCGCCAGGCTGAAGCGGACACTGTCCCGCTGTCGATCTGCGTCCGCGTTGCGCCGTCTGACCCGGCTGACCGCGCAAATGTCCGGACTCATGTGCCTGACGCTGATCAAACTCGACGAACGCGCCGCATTCCGCGGCTGGGCACATACCGCTCGTATCGCGGCCGATGAGGCAGGAGATCCGACGACGCATTCCTGGGTGCTGGCGCAAGAGGCATACGGGCACTATTACAGCGGCGATCTCACTGAGGCCACGCACGTTGCGCGTCACGCGCAGGACGTCCCCGGCGCCGAGTTGACCGTCGGGGCCGTGCTCGCCGCCGCGCTGGAAGCACGCGCGCACGCCGGTCTGGGACGTCCCGACGAAACCCGAACTGCACTCCAACACGCCGAAACCATCCTGGAAAAGCTGCGCCCGGACTCGATCAATACCTCCGCATTCGGCTACAACGAGGCACAGCTCCGCTTTCACGAAGGCAACGCCTTCACACATCTCCATGACACGCGGTCGGCGTGGAAAGCGCAGGAACGAGCACTCGAAATCTGCCCACCTGGCGACTACATGGACCAGACGCTCACTCGCCTCGACCGCGCGAGTTGTCTCCTCCATGACGGCGACGCGAGCGCTGCGGTCTCCTACGCAACGGACACACTGGTCAGTCTCGATGCTCAGCAGCGACAAGGGATTATTGCCGTCCGAGCACAGGAAATAGTGGACTCACTCCCCAAACGTCAACAAGCGCTGCCGCCCGCCCGTGAACTGCATGAACTGTTGATGACACCCTCCGACACCGACACGAAGGAGTAG